TACTCCGTACCCAAAACCACTGTGGGCACCCGCATAACCCTCCGCACTGGCTCCTATATGACCATTGAGATCGCCCTTATAATCACTATGATCAGTCGGGCACCCTCTCACAACCTCATCTAGAGATTTCCAAAAACGTCTCTTATCTTCCTCTCCTAAACCTACATGAGGTGCGTAAGCGCTAATGACCATGAAAGTTTCCTCCTAAAAAATAAACttaaccgacataatcctatcgctatACCTACTTACATTGACGACATTATCCCTATAAGGTGAACCCATATTGATTCCTACCCTGTTTCGTGCTTTCCTAGAACCCGAGAACCATAACTGGTTCTCCTTTATCCTGGTTGCTCCTTcacccttccatctagtctcttgaacaCACACAATGTCCACTCTTCCCTCAACAAAGGTATGAACAAGCTCATGAGACTTTCTTGTCAAAGATACTACATTCCAACTACCCAATCTAATTCTAGCCGGGTTCGCTACCCTATTATCTCCCCTGTAACCTCCTAGGCTACCTGCCCTTAGGCTAGAAGGACATGACCTCATCTTATCATATGAGCGTGAAACGTCTATCTTACACAACACAAATAAAAACCATaactacaaataaataaataaataaataaacaagttaataacaGTAGCAAAATAACTTAGCAAAATAACAAGTTAATAACTTAGtttataatttaaaaatattactACAATCAACTCAATCATAACCTCAATCATAACCTTAGGGGTTGGGGTTATGGTTAACATTTCTTAGCATCTctcttatatataataacaaaaggtAAATTAGTTCACTTTTAAAAAAGAGGGGTTAAAGTCAAAAATagactacaaacttacacaaatgtaccgatgtcgcccacaaacccatttccgtcctactgtcgcctacaaacttataaaaaatgtgctcaTGTCGCCCACTATACTTTTTTACCTGTAACAAAAACAATTGATGACGTGGCTTCTAGGTAGTCATGACACGTCGATGATACATCAGAAcagaaactgaaagtatatgggcgacatcggaacacaactaaaagtatatgggcgacatcgggacatataaaatgaaaaaaTAAGTTAAATAGTTAagtttaccggttcagcaggtaactcGTAACAAGATGTTAATATtggtacattttttataaggttgtaggcgacagtaggacgaaaatgagtttgtgggcgacatcggtacatttgtgtaagtttgtagcctatttttggctttaacccaaaaAAGAGAcacaatcttagccatccattacaTTAGCTTACTTAGATCTAAACCATTGATTAACTATTAATCTAGATTATGAGCTAATAATCCCAATCTTCAATTGTTTGATTACACATATACCCCTATACCTCCAAAACTACGCGTCCATTTTCAAAAAATTAGGGGTTACAATTTTTTCATCATTTGCAACCTTTCATCTATCAATCACTAAACTAAATCCCTCTCAAGAACATCTAATTGCTTAAGAACATCTAATTATAATGAACATCTATTTGTTCAAGATATATGATTACTAACCAATTGAGGatatatgtgacgccccgtacaaaaccatcgtgtacgattcgtcaacaacaggatctttacacggtcaaatactacatgctgtttgaaaaccagttttgcattcataaaaagatagcgtttacaaaagataacgtgacacaaaggtcgttacaaagtcattatttgaaaataacataagttacgaatgcaagataaaagttccatgattgagacatctctaagtaatgcagcggaaatctaacacagcaggtccataacagcaagtttataacaccaagacagcaagtctaacagcagaagcaacatcgtctaagcacctgagaaatacacgcttaaaagtcaacacgaatgttggtgagctatagtttgtaatcagtaaagtaatgtagaccacgagttattgtattcaaaacaatatgaaaagtat
The window above is part of the Rutidosis leptorrhynchoides isolate AG116_Rl617_1_P2 chromosome 1, CSIRO_AGI_Rlap_v1, whole genome shotgun sequence genome. Proteins encoded here:
- the LOC139846571 gene encoding uncharacterized protein; its protein translation is MRSCPSSLRAGSLGGYRGDNRVANPARIRLGSWNVVSLTRKSHELVHTFVEGRVDIVCVQETRWKGEGATRIKENQLWFSGSRKARNRVGINMGSPYRDNVVNEETFMVISAYAPHVGLGEEDKRRFWKSLDEVVRGCPTDHSDYKGDLNGHIGASAEGYAGAHSGFGYGVRNEEGCSIPDFRHRP